The following are encoded in a window of Flavobacterium cupriresistens genomic DNA:
- a CDS encoding peptidoglycan endopeptidase codes for MIFRLTVVLFFFSLSAFSQEKYTKHIISEGENLSVIAQKYGVKTREIIEANPNSPKILKLKSVLLIPNKKQKVVASKKAVASKKETPVVADTPGLHVILAKETLWGIAKKYNVSVEELKGANPFLETEGLKIGQQIAIPSKVVAEAEKPIETIDAAKPEEVEVAREVLSKETKYAIAKEFGITVAELEKQNPAIKKRLKVGYVLKIKTSKEKAEALQALKPTPEIKDPTSTPSGITENPVVVVDSSTVIKVSNYSDLVNQLIESATQNIGIRYRSGGTTRAGYDCSGLMISTFSGFDIKLPRSSIEQSRIGMRVSADEAQKGDLIFFKTNGRRRINHVGMVVEVADGEIKFVHSATHGGVMISSTKEAYYGRNFSQVNRVLK; via the coding sequence ATGATTTTTAGGTTAACTGTTGTATTATTTTTTTTTAGTTTGAGTGCGTTTTCACAGGAGAAATATACGAAACATATTATTTCAGAAGGTGAGAATTTATCAGTAATAGCACAAAAATACGGAGTAAAAACCAGAGAAATTATTGAAGCAAATCCGAATAGTCCTAAGATACTAAAATTAAAATCGGTTTTGTTGATTCCAAACAAAAAGCAGAAAGTAGTTGCCAGTAAAAAAGCGGTTGCCAGTAAAAAGGAAACACCAGTAGTTGCTGATACTCCCGGATTGCATGTTATTCTTGCTAAAGAAACACTTTGGGGTATTGCTAAGAAGTACAATGTTTCGGTAGAAGAGTTAAAGGGAGCCAACCCGTTTTTGGAAACAGAAGGTTTAAAAATAGGACAACAGATTGCGATTCCTTCCAAAGTAGTAGCAGAAGCAGAAAAACCGATTGAAACTATTGATGCTGCAAAACCGGAAGAGGTTGAGGTTGCCAGAGAAGTTTTGTCTAAAGAAACCAAATACGCAATTGCAAAAGAATTCGGGATTACTGTTGCAGAATTAGAGAAACAGAATCCAGCGATAAAGAAAAGATTGAAGGTCGGTTATGTGCTTAAAATAAAAACTTCCAAAGAAAAAGCAGAGGCATTACAAGCTTTAAAACCTACTCCTGAAATAAAAGATCCTACATCAACTCCTAGTGGGATTACCGAGAATCCAGTTGTCGTTGTCGATTCGTCAACAGTTATTAAGGTTAGTAATTATTCCGATTTAGTTAATCAACTAATTGAAAGTGCTACTCAGAATATCGGAATTCGGTATCGTTCAGGTGGAACTACCAGAGCAGGTTACGATTGTTCCGGTTTAATGATTTCAACTTTTAGTGGTTTTGACATTAAGTTACCCCGAAGTTCTATTGAGCAGTCTCGCATCGGAATGAGAGTTAGCGCTGATGAGGCACAAAAGGGAGATTTGATTTTCTTTAAAACCAATGGCAGACGTCGTATTAATCACGTTGGTATGGTGGTAGAAGTAGCCGATGGTGAAATTAAGTTTGTACATTCCGCAACTCATGGCGGAGTTATGATTTCTTCTACTAAAGAGGCGTATTACGGAAGGAATTTTTCACAGGTAAATCGTGTTCTGAAATAA
- a CDS encoding Crp/Fnr family transcriptional regulator, with product MENPQGLEQAIKLVSDTYSPLTENTKADFKQAAELFTLEKSTVLIREGEHVSKTYFIVKGAARAFYLKDGKDITDWFAFENEFITSIDGFFQSTPSSYFIELLEPTTFLEISMQNINKLCNKHHDFDRLGRMITTRIMLQLRSRIVSIQFESAQQKYESLLKIRPYITQRVPLTHIASYLGITLETLSRIRNPKKRI from the coding sequence ATGGAAAACCCACAGGGACTGGAGCAGGCAATAAAATTGGTTAGCGATACTTATTCTCCTTTAACAGAAAACACCAAGGCAGATTTTAAACAGGCGGCTGAACTTTTTACACTCGAAAAATCCACCGTATTGATAAGAGAAGGGGAACATGTAAGCAAAACCTATTTTATTGTGAAAGGTGCTGCAAGGGCATTTTACCTCAAAGACGGCAAAGACATTACCGATTGGTTTGCTTTCGAAAATGAATTTATTACTTCTATTGATGGCTTTTTTCAGAGCACACCAAGTTCTTATTTTATAGAACTTCTTGAACCCACTACTTTTTTGGAAATATCCATGCAAAATATTAACAAACTATGCAATAAACACCACGATTTTGACCGATTGGGGAGAATGATCACCACTCGAATAATGCTGCAATTGCGGAGTCGTATTGTTTCCATTCAATTTGAATCTGCCCAGCAGAAATACGAAAGTTTACTCAAAATCCGTCCCTATATTACACAAAGAGTTCCGCTCACACATATTGCCTCTTATTTGGGAATCACCCTTGAAACACTAAGCAGAATTCGCAATCCCAAAAAACGAATTTGA
- a CDS encoding methyltransferase domain-containing protein, whose protein sequence is MTWDPNKYNEFKEDRYKPFGDLTSHIVDKPNLKVIDLGCGTGELTQKLSNQLTDPVVLGIDSSAEMLAKAPHQENIQFRQFSISEQLEQETKWDLIFSNAALQWVDHHEELFTKIISRIKSGGQLVIQMPQQTENVLNKILLDLVQEEPYASYLNHWTRPSPVLTLDQYAKILFDNGGQNLVLYQKVYPLISTQQDSFFDFISGSALTVYQERLKDQEFQELSNEFKKRINLYFPAVPSIYAFKRLLMYATF, encoded by the coding sequence ATGACCTGGGATCCAAACAAATACAACGAATTTAAAGAAGACCGTTATAAACCGTTTGGAGACCTTACCAGTCATATCGTTGACAAACCCAATCTAAAAGTTATTGATTTAGGTTGCGGTACCGGTGAATTAACCCAAAAACTGTCTAATCAACTTACGGATCCTGTTGTACTTGGAATCGACTCTTCTGCTGAAATGCTGGCAAAAGCACCTCATCAGGAAAATATACAATTCAGACAATTTTCTATTTCAGAACAACTGGAACAGGAAACCAAATGGGATTTGATCTTTTCGAATGCAGCCTTACAATGGGTCGATCATCATGAGGAGCTTTTCACCAAAATAATATCCCGTATTAAGTCAGGCGGACAATTGGTTATACAAATGCCACAGCAAACGGAAAATGTATTGAACAAAATTTTATTAGATTTAGTACAGGAAGAACCTTATGCTTCTTATTTAAATCATTGGACACGTCCTTCTCCGGTTTTGACTTTGGATCAATATGCTAAAATCCTTTTTGATAATGGCGGGCAAAATTTGGTTTTATACCAAAAAGTATATCCGTTGATTTCAACTCAGCAGGATTCCTTTTTTGACTTTATTTCGGGCTCTGCACTCACAGTTTATCAAGAACGTCTGAAAGACCAGGAATTTCAGGAATTATCAAATGAATTCAAGAAACGAATTAATCTCTATTTTCCGGCAGTTCCTTCAATTTATGCGTTCAAACGATTGCTTATGTATGCGACTTTTTAA
- a CDS encoding alpha/beta hydrolase family protein, whose amino-acid sequence MKKLLLLLLAFSSITTVFAQDITGQWNGILKVQGTQLTVIFNVNKNENGFSSTMDSPDQKAIGIPTTSTSYENSTLKIALANFRIEYEGVLGKDNTITGIFKQGGQSFPLNLSKEKIEKEKLVRPQEPVKPFPYYSEDVVFENKSAGINLAGTLTLPKKEGVFPAVILISGSGPQNRDEELLGHKPFLVLSDYLTKNGIAVLRFDDRGTAASKGDFKTGTSLDFSTDVEAGVQFLLSRKEINKKKIGLVGHSEGGLIAPILASKSKDIAFIVLMAGPGLQGDQLLLLQQKLIAKAGGAFDSDIERTKIINQKTFEIVNKYKDPQELKTQLTTYLTEVSQNNPDKPGSMTLEDYVNLRVAQVTNPWMAYFLRYNPEPVLEKVKCPVLALNGEKDLQVAPKENLEIIQKALAKGGNKKVTIKEIPNLNHLFQECQTGSPDEYSKIEQTLSPIAMNEVLQWIKVQTK is encoded by the coding sequence ATGAAGAAACTACTTCTATTATTACTTGCTTTTAGTAGCATAACAACCGTTTTTGCACAAGATATCACTGGGCAGTGGAACGGAATTTTAAAAGTGCAGGGGACACAATTGACCGTTATTTTTAATGTAAACAAAAATGAGAACGGATTTAGCTCCACTATGGACAGTCCGGATCAAAAAGCGATCGGAATCCCTACCACCTCAACCAGCTATGAAAATTCGACTTTGAAAATTGCCTTAGCTAATTTCCGAATTGAGTATGAAGGTGTTTTAGGCAAAGACAATACTATTACAGGAATTTTTAAACAAGGTGGACAATCTTTTCCATTGAATTTATCCAAAGAAAAAATTGAAAAAGAAAAGCTCGTGCGTCCTCAGGAACCCGTAAAACCATTTCCATATTATAGCGAAGATGTTGTTTTTGAAAACAAGTCAGCCGGAATAAATTTAGCCGGAACTTTGACATTACCGAAAAAAGAAGGCGTATTTCCTGCTGTAATTTTAATCAGCGGAAGTGGACCACAAAACAGAGACGAAGAACTACTGGGGCACAAACCTTTTCTGGTATTATCGGATTACTTAACTAAAAATGGCATTGCTGTTTTACGTTTTGATGACCGAGGAACTGCGGCTTCAAAAGGAGATTTTAAAACGGGAACTTCATTAGATTTTTCTACAGATGTCGAAGCCGGAGTTCAATTTTTGCTTTCCAGAAAAGAAATCAATAAAAAGAAAATAGGATTAGTGGGACATAGCGAAGGCGGGTTAATCGCTCCTATCCTAGCCAGTAAATCCAAAGACATTGCTTTTATCGTCTTGATGGCAGGGCCTGGATTACAAGGCGATCAATTGCTTCTACTACAGCAAAAATTAATAGCAAAAGCAGGAGGAGCTTTTGATTCTGACATTGAAAGAACAAAAATCATAAATCAAAAAACTTTTGAGATTGTAAATAAATATAAGGACCCACAGGAATTAAAAACGCAGCTAACAACTTATCTAACCGAAGTATCCCAAAATAATCCAGACAAACCCGGAAGTATGACCTTAGAAGATTATGTCAATTTACGAGTTGCTCAAGTAACAAATCCATGGATGGCTTATTTTTTAAGATACAATCCGGAACCGGTATTAGAAAAAGTGAAGTGCCCTGTTTTAGCCCTAAACGGAGAGAAAGATTTACAGGTCGCTCCTAAAGAAAATTTAGAAATCATTCAAAAGGCACTTGCAAAAGGAGGCAATAAAAAGGTAACTATAAAAGAGATCCCAAATTTAAATCACCTGTTTCAGGAATGTCAAACGGGTTCTCCCGATGAATATTCAAAAATAGAACAAACACTTTCTCCAATTGCAATGAACGAAGTCCTGCAATGGATTAAAGTGCAAACGAAATAA
- a CDS encoding response regulator, which produces MEHKPVFLLIEDNLIDQLVIKQLLKKFLDVTEVNITNNGLEALQWLSNHKNLQQSLIILLDIQMPVMNGFEFLNAYDKLSSEFKKEVQIYVLSSTLDPDEIEQINKNNYVTAFLNKPLPIEEFKKSLFLKA; this is translated from the coding sequence ATGGAACATAAACCTGTATTTTTATTAATCGAAGACAATCTGATCGATCAATTGGTCATTAAACAATTGCTAAAAAAGTTTCTTGATGTGACGGAGGTAAACATTACGAATAATGGTCTGGAAGCGCTACAATGGCTTTCTAACCACAAAAACCTGCAACAGTCTCTGATTATTCTATTAGACATTCAAATGCCTGTAATGAATGGCTTTGAATTTCTGAATGCCTACGATAAATTAAGTAGTGAATTTAAAAAAGAAGTTCAAATTTATGTGCTCTCCTCAACTTTAGACCCGGATGAAATCGAACAAATAAATAAAAATAATTATGTAACGGCGTTTTTAAACAAACCACTACCTATTGAAGAATTTAAAAAATCACTTTTTCTAAAGGCATAG
- a CDS encoding sensor histidine kinase, with amino-acid sequence MLKGQVLKNLRFPNVFILLLIVFISCALLICINFFTIKILSANRAYVNGESHYSKGQKDASRHLITYLYTREAEQWKLYNEELKVPQGDGIARKTLLKAGDNIAARKGFLTGRNHKEDIDDLVWLFIHFKEIPFLAKAIHEWEQGDQLIDELYVIGTEINAKVKRNILTLQDQQKYLLQISQISDKLTINERNFSNTLGEGTRKIKTLLTITNIFFILVIICSVSCYYSIMVRRLLTSKKEIEVKNENLLLVNHELDRFVYSASHDLRSPITSLQGLIEITQLEDNIHQIRDYLTLMHQSLTRQDQFISDIIDYSKNKRKLIIIEPVSLQEIFNEAIAQLMHIENANRIEIKKELLIDEIQSDGLRLKIIISNLLSNAIKYADSSKQEMFISIKTYISDGFNKIEIADNGIGIKDEFKEHIFEMYFGTNKNKGSGLGLYIVKEAVENIKGTIFVSSENSIGSKFIVTIPNSNGT; translated from the coding sequence ATGTTGAAGGGCCAGGTTTTAAAGAATTTACGTTTTCCAAATGTATTTATACTGCTATTGATTGTATTCATTTCATGCGCTTTATTGATCTGTATTAATTTTTTCACTATCAAAATACTATCTGCCAACAGAGCCTATGTAAATGGGGAATCACATTATTCAAAAGGTCAAAAAGATGCCTCCCGACACCTTATTACTTATCTCTATACCCGCGAAGCTGAACAATGGAAATTATACAATGAAGAATTAAAAGTCCCGCAAGGAGATGGTATTGCCCGTAAAACACTTTTGAAAGCAGGCGATAATATTGCTGCCCGCAAAGGTTTCTTAACAGGTCGAAATCACAAAGAAGACATTGATGATCTTGTTTGGTTGTTTATCCATTTTAAAGAAATTCCTTTTTTAGCAAAAGCCATTCACGAATGGGAACAAGGGGATCAATTAATTGACGAATTATACGTCATTGGAACAGAGATCAATGCAAAAGTCAAACGCAATATCCTTACGCTTCAGGATCAGCAAAAGTACCTGCTTCAAATTAGCCAAATTAGTGACAAGCTCACGATCAACGAACGCAACTTCTCAAACACACTCGGAGAAGGAACCAGAAAAATAAAAACCCTCTTAACGATCACAAATATTTTTTTCATCCTCGTGATCATCTGCAGTGTAAGTTGCTACTACTCGATAATGGTAAGAAGACTGCTTACTTCTAAAAAAGAAATCGAAGTTAAAAACGAAAATCTACTGCTGGTAAATCACGAACTGGATCGTTTCGTTTATAGTGCATCGCACGATTTGAGATCACCCATCACGTCTTTGCAAGGACTTATTGAGATTACACAATTAGAAGACAACATCCATCAGATTAGAGATTATCTGACTTTAATGCACCAAAGTCTTACTAGGCAAGATCAGTTTATTAGCGACATTATAGACTATTCTAAAAACAAACGTAAACTTATTATTATCGAACCGGTAAGCCTTCAGGAAATATTTAATGAAGCCATTGCGCAATTGATGCATATCGAAAATGCCAATCGCATCGAAATCAAAAAAGAACTTTTAATTGACGAGATTCAGAGTGATGGCTTGCGTTTAAAAATTATCATTTCAAATTTACTTTCAAACGCTATAAAATATGCAGACAGTAGTAAACAAGAAATGTTTATTTCTATTAAAACTTATATTTCGGATGGTTTTAATAAAATTGAAATAGCAGATAACGGAATTGGAATTAAAGATGAATTCAAAGAACACATCTTTGAAATGTACTTTGGAACTAACAAAAACAAAGGCTCCGGATTAGGTCTTTATATAGTAAAAGAAGCCGTCGAAAATATTAAAGGTACCATTTTCGTCTCCTCAGAAAATAGTATTGGAAGTAAATTTATTGTAACAATACCAAACTCAAATGGAACATAA
- a CDS encoding DUF1810 domain-containing protein: MAYSNNDLMRFLDAQNKLYLTALSEINKGKKETHWMWFIFPQIKGLGKSDTANYYAINDLKEAADFLEHPILGKHLIEISELLLTYNRKSAEAILGDLDARKLRSCMTLFFLVENTNPIFQNVLDAFFSGEMDPFTMSIINSTIKSSVEPEVV; the protein is encoded by the coding sequence ATGGCTTATTCAAACAATGATTTAATGCGCTTTTTAGATGCGCAAAACAAACTTTATCTTACTGCTCTTTCTGAGATTAACAAAGGGAAAAAAGAAACCCACTGGATGTGGTTTATCTTCCCTCAAATCAAAGGATTAGGCAAGAGCGATACTGCAAATTATTATGCCATTAACGACCTGAAAGAAGCGGCTGATTTTCTGGAGCATCCTATATTAGGAAAACACCTTATCGAAATTTCAGAACTATTATTAACGTATAATAGAAAATCTGCCGAAGCTATTTTGGGAGACTTAGATGCTCGCAAATTGCGTTCTTGCATGACACTTTTTTTCCTGGTAGAAAATACGAATCCTATATTTCAGAATGTATTGGATGCTTTTTTCTCCGGCGAAATGGATCCCTTTACAATGTCTATTATTAATTCAACAATAAAATCGTCTGTTGAGCCTGAAGTAGTTTAA
- a CDS encoding alpha-ketoglutarate-dependent dioxygenase AlkB family protein: protein MTLFNDTELFTSGLRGKTVFDLPDCELILIDNFFSKEESDQYYEKLLHQTKWREYEMEMFDKTVTAPRMIAWYEDKENKGADPKGPDWSYDLLSIRSRVEKETQLDFNSLLLNLYRNGNDSVAWHSDKEHHTGSNPIIASVTFGDTRMFRLRHKFRKDIGQVEIPLHHGSFLLMAGTTNSFWQHQVPKTAKNVLPRINLTFRRTFRK, encoded by the coding sequence ATGACACTATTTAACGATACCGAATTATTTACTTCAGGCCTTCGCGGAAAAACCGTATTTGACCTGCCTGACTGCGAACTGATTCTGATTGATAATTTTTTCAGCAAAGAAGAATCGGATCAATATTATGAAAAACTGCTTCATCAAACCAAATGGAGAGAATATGAAATGGAAATGTTTGATAAAACCGTTACGGCACCCAGAATGATTGCCTGGTATGAGGATAAAGAGAATAAGGGTGCAGACCCAAAAGGCCCGGACTGGTCTTATGATTTATTGAGCATCAGAAGCCGGGTAGAAAAAGAAACCCAACTTGATTTTAATAGTCTGCTCCTTAATTTGTATCGAAACGGTAACGACAGTGTAGCCTGGCACAGTGATAAAGAACACCATACCGGTTCAAATCCAATTATTGCATCAGTGACTTTTGGAGATACCAGAATGTTTCGCTTGCGTCATAAGTTTAGAAAAGACATTGGTCAGGTGGAAATTCCATTACATCATGGTTCTTTTTTGTTAATGGCAGGAACCACAAATAGTTTTTGGCAACATCAGGTTCCTAAGACAGCCAAAAACGTATTACCCCGAATCAATCTGACTTTTAGAAGAACCTTCCGAAAGTGA
- a CDS encoding exonuclease domain-containing protein — translation MKKQEYAIVDIETTGGNASGSRITEIAIVIHDGINVIDRYETLVNPEREIPAAIFGLTGINNEMVANAPVFDAISDKVLEMLTDRIFVAHNVNFDYSFVRHQLEQAGFKWTARKLCTVRAARKIKPGLSSYSLGNLCNSLDIVLENRHRAGGDADATALLFSLLLEWDDAGEIEKMILKTAQDQRLPPNLPPDDFTQLPEKPGVYYFYNQVKKVIYVGKAVNIKKRVASHFSGHNINSQRQNFLRDIYGISFEICATELMALLLECTEIKQLWPTYNRALKRFEPKYGLYQYEARNGYKYLAIGKVNKFQVCTYEFNSLYDAINLLRSLSEQFKIDQRFCKYSKPEEGVIFQNNDIEDSPDVALHNEQVDNAIDFLLNQRPSFAIIDKGRSTDERSCIWIEKGHFYGMGYIPSDASITEPSEVKNYVTPYKSNQYIMHLIFAYAEKHPNKILFNKQFSKQALS, via the coding sequence ATGAAAAAGCAGGAATATGCCATAGTAGATATCGAAACCACCGGCGGTAATGCCAGTGGCAGCCGCATTACAGAAATTGCCATCGTTATTCATGACGGTATAAATGTAATCGACCGTTATGAAACACTTGTAAATCCGGAAAGAGAAATACCGGCTGCTATTTTTGGATTAACAGGAATCAATAACGAAATGGTCGCAAATGCACCGGTCTTCGATGCTATTTCAGATAAAGTACTGGAAATGCTTACTGATCGTATTTTCGTGGCACACAATGTCAATTTTGATTATTCGTTTGTACGACACCAACTTGAACAAGCGGGATTCAAATGGACAGCAAGAAAGCTATGCACCGTTCGCGCAGCAAGAAAAATCAAACCCGGATTAAGTTCGTATAGTTTAGGCAATCTTTGTAATTCATTAGATATAGTTCTAGAAAACAGGCATCGTGCCGGCGGAGATGCAGATGCTACTGCCCTTTTATTTTCTTTATTACTTGAATGGGACGATGCCGGAGAAATAGAAAAAATGATTCTAAAAACGGCACAAGACCAACGTTTACCTCCCAATCTGCCTCCTGACGATTTTACTCAATTACCGGAAAAACCGGGAGTCTATTATTTTTATAATCAGGTAAAAAAAGTCATTTATGTTGGTAAAGCCGTGAACATAAAAAAACGTGTTGCTTCTCATTTCAGTGGGCATAACATTAACTCCCAAAGGCAAAATTTCCTGCGGGATATTTACGGGATTTCTTTTGAAATTTGTGCTACTGAATTAATGGCGTTGCTTTTAGAATGTACCGAAATCAAACAATTATGGCCCACCTACAATCGGGCATTAAAACGTTTTGAACCCAAATATGGACTTTATCAATATGAAGCCCGAAATGGTTATAAATATTTAGCAATCGGCAAAGTCAACAAATTTCAGGTTTGTACTTATGAATTTAACAGCCTTTATGATGCCATCAACTTATTGAGAAGTTTATCTGAACAATTTAAAATCGACCAGCGCTTTTGTAAATATTCAAAACCTGAAGAGGGAGTAATTTTTCAAAATAATGACATCGAAGACTCCCCTGATGTCGCACTGCACAACGAACAAGTTGACAATGCAATTGATTTTTTATTAAACCAAAGACCCAGTTTCGCCATTATAGACAAAGGCAGGTCTACTGACGAGCGCAGTTGTATCTGGATTGAAAAAGGGCATTTTTACGGTATGGGATACATTCCTTCAGACGCTTCCATTACAGAACCATCAGAAGTCAAAAATTATGTTACACCTTACAAAAGCAATCAATACATTATGCATTTAATTTTTGCTTACGCAGAAAAGCACCCGAATAAAATTCTATTTAACAAACAGTTCTCAAAACAAGCTTTATCTTAA
- a CDS encoding APC family permease yields the protein MQEDNQEHFKRELGLLDGTMLVVGSMIGSGIFIVSADITRQVGSAGWLTLIWLLSGLITVIAAVSYGELSAMFPKAGGQYVYLKEAYNKLIAFLYGWSFFAVIQTGTIAAVGVAFSKFAAYLYEPLSDENVLFTLGAFKLNAAQIVSIFTIILLTYINSRGVKNGKILQTVLTIIKILSLLGLIVFGLTLAAKASVWDANWADAWTTRAYNAETGSWLPIGGTALITGISAAMVGSLFSSDAWNGVTFIAGEIKNPKRNVGFSLFLGTFIVTIIYVLTNLMYLAVIPLNEIATAKSDRVAVVASDYIFGDIGTLIIAIMIMISTFACNNGLIMAGARVYYTMANDGLFFKKAAVLNESSVPEWALWAQCFWASALCLTGKYGDLLDFVIIIVLIFYILTIYGIFILRRKMPDVERPYKAFGYPFLPLLYIVIATAICISLLITKFSTCGWGILIMLIGIPVYYLTKPKEV from the coding sequence ATGCAAGAAGACAACCAAGAACATTTTAAAAGAGAACTCGGATTATTAGATGGAACCATGCTTGTGGTAGGTTCTATGATCGGGTCAGGGATTTTTATAGTAAGTGCTGATATTACCAGACAAGTAGGTTCTGCCGGATGGCTGACACTGATTTGGCTGCTTTCAGGATTAATTACAGTTATTGCGGCTGTGAGTTATGGAGAATTGAGTGCCATGTTTCCAAAAGCGGGAGGACAGTATGTGTACCTGAAAGAAGCATACAATAAATTGATTGCGTTTCTGTACGGCTGGAGCTTTTTTGCTGTCATACAAACCGGTACAATTGCTGCGGTAGGAGTGGCTTTCTCCAAGTTTGCGGCTTATCTTTATGAACCTTTGAGTGACGAAAATGTATTGTTTACATTGGGGGCTTTTAAACTCAATGCCGCTCAGATTGTTTCGATTTTCACGATTATTTTATTGACGTATATTAATAGCCGTGGTGTAAAAAACGGAAAGATTCTGCAAACGGTTCTTACGATTATCAAAATTTTATCCTTGTTGGGCTTAATCGTTTTTGGATTAACGCTGGCTGCGAAAGCTTCGGTTTGGGATGCCAACTGGGCGGATGCCTGGACAACACGTGCTTATAATGCCGAAACAGGCTCATGGCTTCCGATTGGCGGAACGGCTTTGATTACTGGTATCTCTGCGGCGATGGTAGGATCTTTATTTTCAAGTGATGCTTGGAATGGGGTGACTTTTATTGCAGGAGAAATTAAAAACCCAAAACGTAACGTTGGTTTCAGTTTGTTTCTTGGAACTTTTATAGTGACGATTATTTATGTATTAACCAATTTGATGTATTTGGCTGTAATTCCGCTTAACGAAATTGCAACAGCAAAATCAGATCGTGTAGCCGTTGTAGCTTCAGATTATATTTTTGGAGATATCGGAACGTTGATTATCGCAATCATGATTATGATCTCGACTTTTGCCTGTAATAATGGATTGATTATGGCTGGGGCAAGAGTTTATTATACGATGGCAAATGATGGTCTGTTCTTCAAAAAAGCAGCTGTTCTAAACGAATCGAGTGTTCCGGAATGGGCACTTTGGGCGCAATGTTTCTGGGCTTCGGCTTTGTGTTTGACAGGGAAATACGGAGATTTATTGGACTTCGTAATTATCATCGTTTTGATTTTTTATATTTTAACAATTTACGGAATCTTTATCCTACGCAGAAAAATGCCAGACGTAGAGCGACCTTATAAAGCGTTTGGATATCCGTTTTTACCACTGCTGTATATTGTAATTGCGACTGCTATTTGTATTTCGCTATTAATCACAAAATTCTCAACCTGTGGCTGGGGAATCTTGATTATGTTAATTGGAATTCCGGTGTATTATTTAACGAAACCGAAAGAGGTTTAG